A genomic window from Pseudanabaena yagii GIHE-NHR1 includes:
- a CDS encoding PAS domain S-box protein — protein MTSLPNLNLQASEKIQSLIIRNPLTIALDTSVGKAIAMMAEHNSSYIIVVDEANQSQAVGIFTERDVVSVGAQRVDLELLTMQSVISHSVISIQEESIATITSINTIVAIFQKHQIRHLPVLEGDRLVGLLIQDSLIELLTQQITRLTLIGERAQLALKGSNDAIWDWDLERNTKFFSPRWKQMRGFSEQEIGNSPDECIRRIHPDDYHRFMKSLDDHVIGETEFFEIEYRSQCKDGSYLWVLDRGQTVKDQTGKASRFIGFETDISDRKRAEEKLQKSEQRYRAIMDNASDAICLADPQGNLIEANHKAEILLGYTREELSKLHVSQIHPPDALQAVREHFQTVVQGVAAPMLESVVLRKDSSLVPVEVTGSRIELDGTYIAQGILRDISKRKRIEAALFDSEKRYQALFNHKSDAVFINGFTETGKPSNFIEVNQTACESLGYSREELLRMDPSDIMPKDFFCKKDIIETLHTQKYASQEVLHQTKDGKIFPVELNLVELEDSQGKTLVITSARNISDRKEYENKLELTNAELIRATRLKDEFLANMSHELRTPLNAILGLSEGLQEEIFGSINERQSQAIATIEKSGQHLLELISDILDLSKIEAGKLELEIARVNILQLCQSSLNFVKNQAFKKQIQLRANLSQDIGEMVLDERRIRQVLINLLSNAVKFTPTGGKVTLDVHYEPLDSNLAEHISLTLSPIQPRPNSVLESCPLEDRFYLCISVTDTGIGIEPLDQVKLFKPFVQIDSSLNRKYEGTGLGLALVKQIVEMHGGDINLRSQVGEGSCFTVRLPYVCIAPDSHATQSPKDENSQTDTLSLQQSNTQSNSNENSIPVLLSTTSPTILIAEDNEANTLSVTSYLEEKGYHCVIAQNGQEAITFAKIHQPQLILMDIQMPEMDGITATKQIRNEPSLVDIPIIALTALAMSGDRERCLEAGANDYLTKPVHLQYLAKVIEDMLAKNEKSK, from the coding sequence ATGACTTCTCTGCCAAATCTCAATCTCCAAGCCTCAGAAAAAATCCAATCTCTAATTATTCGTAATCCCTTAACGATCGCGTTAGATACATCTGTGGGTAAGGCGATCGCGATGATGGCTGAACATAACTCTAGTTATATAATCGTCGTAGACGAGGCAAATCAATCTCAAGCGGTGGGTATTTTTACTGAGAGAGATGTGGTTAGCGTTGGCGCTCAGCGAGTAGATTTAGAGCTGTTAACAATGCAGTCAGTGATAAGCCATTCTGTAATTAGCATTCAAGAAGAATCCATCGCAACAATTACAAGTATCAATACAATCGTAGCCATCTTTCAAAAACATCAGATTCGGCATTTACCTGTGTTAGAAGGCGATCGCCTAGTTGGTTTGTTAATTCAAGACAGCTTGATCGAGTTATTAACTCAGCAGATTACACGATTAACTCTTATCGGAGAGCGGGCGCAATTGGCTCTCAAGGGTTCAAATGATGCCATTTGGGATTGGGATCTTGAGCGTAATACAAAATTTTTCTCCCCCCGATGGAAACAGATGCGCGGCTTTAGCGAGCAGGAAATTGGTAATTCGCCTGATGAGTGTATCAGACGCATTCATCCCGATGATTATCATCGTTTTATGAAATCTTTAGATGATCATGTAATTGGGGAAACGGAGTTTTTTGAGATTGAATATCGCAGCCAATGTAAAGATGGCAGTTATCTCTGGGTGCTAGATCGTGGACAAACTGTGAAAGATCAAACTGGTAAGGCAAGTCGTTTTATTGGCTTTGAAACAGATATCAGTGATCGCAAACGCGCAGAAGAGAAACTTCAAAAAAGCGAACAACGGTATCGCGCTATCATGGACAATGCCAGTGATGCAATTTGTCTAGCTGATCCCCAAGGCAACTTGATCGAAGCAAATCACAAAGCTGAAATACTCTTAGGATATACCCGTGAAGAATTAAGTAAACTCCATGTATCGCAGATCCATCCTCCCGATGCTTTACAAGCGGTACGCGAACACTTTCAAACTGTTGTCCAAGGTGTCGCAGCACCGATGCTAGAAAGTGTTGTATTGCGAAAAGATAGTAGCCTCGTTCCTGTGGAAGTTACTGGTAGTCGGATTGAGCTTGATGGAACATATATTGCTCAAGGCATTTTGAGAGATATCAGCAAACGCAAACGGATTGAAGCCGCCTTATTTGATAGTGAAAAACGATATCAGGCTTTGTTTAATCACAAATCCGATGCAGTATTTATCAATGGATTTACGGAAACAGGAAAGCCCAGCAATTTTATTGAAGTTAATCAAACTGCTTGTGAAAGCTTGGGATATAGCCGAGAGGAATTGCTAAGGATGGATCCCAGCGACATCATGCCGAAGGATTTTTTCTGTAAAAAAGATATTATCGAAACCCTTCATACCCAAAAATATGCCAGTCAAGAGGTTTTACATCAAACAAAGGATGGCAAAATTTTCCCCGTAGAGCTTAACTTGGTGGAACTTGAAGATTCTCAAGGTAAAACTTTGGTAATTACCTCTGCACGAAATATCAGCGATCGCAAAGAATACGAAAACAAACTAGAACTTACAAATGCAGAATTAATCCGAGCCACGCGCCTAAAAGATGAGTTTTTGGCAAATATGAGCCATGAACTCCGCACGCCCCTCAATGCAATTTTAGGACTTTCAGAAGGTTTGCAAGAAGAAATTTTTGGATCGATAAATGAACGTCAATCTCAAGCGATCGCTACTATTGAAAAGAGCGGTCAGCATTTGTTAGAACTCATAAGTGACATTCTCGATCTATCCAAAATAGAAGCGGGTAAACTAGAACTAGAAATTGCGAGGGTAAATATCTTGCAACTTTGTCAATCTAGCCTCAATTTTGTAAAAAACCAAGCTTTTAAAAAACAGATTCAACTCCGAGCCAATCTCTCTCAAGATATCGGCGAAATGGTACTAGATGAACGCCGCATCCGTCAAGTGTTAATCAATCTACTATCTAATGCCGTTAAATTCACTCCCACTGGTGGGAAGGTCACCCTAGATGTCCATTACGAACCGCTAGATAGTAACTTAGCTGAGCATATATCCTTAACCCTCAGTCCAATCCAGCCCCGACCGAATTCCGTATTAGAGTCCTGCCCTCTCGAAGACCGATTTTATCTCTGCATCTCTGTAACCGATACGGGCATTGGTATAGAGCCTCTCGATCAAGTAAAACTGTTTAAACCCTTTGTCCAGATTGATAGTAGTCTTAACCGTAAATACGAAGGTACTGGCTTGGGACTAGCCCTTGTCAAACAAATAGTGGAAATGCATGGAGGCGATATTAACCTTCGTAGTCAAGTTGGTGAAGGTAGTTGCTTTACTGTGCGACTGCCCTATGTCTGCATAGCTCCAGATTCCCATGCTACTCAATCACCAAAAGATGAAAACAGTCAAACCGATACTCTCTCCTTGCAACAATCAAATACTCAATCAAATTCTAATGAGAATTCTATACCAGTATTGCTAAGTACTACTTCACCTACGATTCTGATCGCTGAAGATAATGAAGCAAATACGCTGTCTGTTACCAGTTATCTTGAAGAGAAAGGCTATCACTGTGTGATTGCTCAAAATGGACAAGAAGCGATCACTTTTGCAAAAATCCATCAA